GTTGGAGGTGGGCAGGTCGAGCAGGACTACGTGGGCGCCCTGGCCGACCAGGCGCTTGGCGGTGGCGAGGCCGAGGCCCGACGCGCCACCGGTGATGACGGCGGAGACTCCGTTGATCTGCATGGTGTGGGTTCCGTTCCTGGATGGGGTGCCGAGGTGCTCGGCGGGTCAAAGGCCGATGGACCGGCGGGTCAGAGGCCGATGGATTTGGCGATGATGGTCTTCATGACTTCGCTGGTGCCGCCGTAGATGCGCATGACGCGGGTGTCGGCGTACAGGCGGGCGATCGGGTACTCGAGCATGTAGCCGTAGCCGCCGTGCAACTGGAGGCACTTGTCGATGACGCGGCCGGCGGTCTCGGTGCACAGGAGCTTGGCCATGGCGGCGTAGTCCGCGGACAGCTCGCCTCGCGCGTCGCGCTCCAGGGCCTCGTACGCCATGAGCCGGGCGGCCTCGACCTCGGTGGCGCACTCGGCGAGGACGAACTTGGTGTTCTGGAAGGAGGCGACGGACTTGCCGAAGACCGTGCGGTCCTGGGTGTACTCCTTGGCGAACCGCACGGCGGCCTCGGCCGCGGCGGCCGCCTGGACGGCGATGACGAGGCGCTCTCGGGCCAGGTTGCGGCCCAGGTAGAAGAAGCCCTCACCCTCCTCGCCGAGGAGGTTCCCGACAGGGACCTTGACGTCGGTGAAGGACAGTTCGGCGGTGTCGGAGGCGTGCAGGCCGATCTTGTCGAGGCTGCGCCCGACCGCGTAGCCCTCGCCCGTGGTGTCCACGACGAGGACGGACAGGCCCTTGCGGCGGTTGTCGGCGGGGGCGGGCGAGGTGCGGCAGACCACGAGGACCAGGTCGCACTGGGTGCCGCCGGTGATGAAGGTCTTGGCGCCGTTGAGGACGTAGTGCGTGCCGTCCTCGGAAAGGACCGCCTTCGTCTGGATGCCGGCCAGGTCCGAGCCGGTGCCGGGCTCGGTCATCGCGATGGACAGCATGATGTCG
The DNA window shown above is from Streptomyces sp. NBC_01445 and carries:
- a CDS encoding acyl-CoA dehydrogenase family protein; amino-acid sequence: MPRTVFNEEHEAFRQVVRDFLAKEAVPHLQDWVAAKAVSRDFYRKLGELGILGIEVPEEYGGGAETGHHFGAVFAEEVARAGATVGTAMTHANIILPYLLHFGTEEQKRRWVPGCVSGDIMLSIAMTEPGTGSDLAGIQTKAVLSEDGTHYVLNGAKTFITGGTQCDLVLVVCRTSPAPADNRRKGLSVLVVDTTGEGYAVGRSLDKIGLHASDTAELSFTDVKVPVGNLLGEEGEGFFYLGRNLARERLVIAVQAAAAAEAAVRFAKEYTQDRTVFGKSVASFQNTKFVLAECATEVEAARLMAYEALERDARGELSADYAAMAKLLCTETAGRVIDKCLQLHGGYGYMLEYPIARLYADTRVMRIYGGTSEVMKTIIAKSIGL